In the genome of Quercus robur chromosome 3, dhQueRobu3.1, whole genome shotgun sequence, one region contains:
- the LOC126716464 gene encoding uncharacterized protein LOC126716464, with product MEDSSAEFPGFQTCVHKDDFVFGRSLSRRLQRQAPCPLQLKPRVPTACNGAPNPFVSGSNPSSSSSSSLNSFYHSKEPIPLLSPLVLPSFLESAYIQEGNTTKSH from the coding sequence ATGGAGGACTCCAGTGCTGAGTTTCCTGGCTTCCAAACTTGTGTTCATAAGGATGACTTTGTATTTGGAAGATCTTTAAGCCGCCGTTTACAAAGGCAAGCTCCCTGCCCTCTCCAGCTAAAGCCAAGAGTCCCTACAGCATGCAATGGTGCACCAAATCCATTTGTGAGTGGTTCTAATCCCTCTTCATCGTCATCTTCTTCATTGAATTCATTCTATCACAGTAAAGAACCCATACCTCTACTTTCTCCTCTTGTGTTGCCTTCTTTTCTTGAATCTGCATATATTCAAGAAGGAAATACAACGAAATCCCATTGA
- the LOC126719076 gene encoding ACT domain-containing protein ACR4-like isoform X2, with product MAYISEVNMSFSNDMDDEYEKLFRRMNPPRVVIDNESCKNATVIRVDSANKHGILLEVVQVLTDLNLIITKAYISSDGGWFMDVFNVTDQEGNKVTDEGILDYILKSLGPESCFTSSMRSVGVKPSMDHTAIELTGCDRPGLLSEVSAVLTHLKCNVVNAEVWTHNTRAASVMHVTDEETGGAITDPERLSRIKKLLCNVLKGSSKSSEAKTVVSHGITHTARRLHQMMFDDRDYERADDDALDENKRPNVNVVNWHDKYYSVVTIQSKDRPKLLFDTVCTLTDMQYVVFHASINAEGPEAYQEYYIRHIDGSPVKSDAERERVIQCLEAAIERRVSEGLKLELCTTDRVGLLSDVTRIFRENSLTVIRAEVTTKAGKALNTFYVRDASGYPVDSKTIDSIRQAIGQTILKVKGSPEELKNGPQESPTRFLFGGLFKSRSFVNFGLVRSYS from the exons ATGG CTTATATTTCGGAGGTCAACATGAGCTTTTCAAATGACATGGATGATGAGTATGAGAAACTCTTCAGGAGAATGAACCCACCTAG GGTTGTAATTGATAATGAGTCCTGCAAGAATGCAACAGTGATAAGG GTTGACAGTGCAAACAAACATGGAATACTTCTCGAAGTTGTACAAGTCCTTACTGACCTTAACCTCATCATAACTAAAGCTTACATATCCTCTGATGGTGGATGGTTCATGGATG ttttcaatGTCACTGATCAAGAGGGAAATAAGGTCACAGACGAAGGGATTTTAGATTATATTCTAAAG TCTTTAGGGCCAGAATCATGCTTTACATCTTCTATGAGATCTGTTGGGGTTAAGCCCTCCATGGATCACACTgcaattgagctaactggatGTGACCGACCAGGACTACTTTCTGAAGTGTCTGCTGTGCTCACACATCTTAAATGCAATGTAGTGAATGCAGAGGTCTGGACTCACAACACCCGAGCTGCATCTGTGATGCATGTGACTGATGAGGAGACGGGGGGTGCAATTACTGACCCCGAGAGGCTATCTAGGATTAAGAAACTTCTTTGTAATGTACTTAAGGGCAGCAGCAAATCCAGTGAAGCTAAGACTGTGGTGTCTCATGGGATCACACACACTGCAAGACGGCTTCACCAGATGATGTTTGATGATAGGGATTATGAACGAGCTGACGATGATGCCTTGGATGAGAACAAAAGACCTAATGTGAATGTTGTCAATTGGCATGACAAATACTACTCTGTGGTTACCATCCAGAGTAAAGATAGGCCAAAGCTTCTCTTTGATACTGTTTGCACATTGACAGACATGCAATATGTGGTTTTTCATGCTAGTATTAATGCTGAGGGTCCAGAAGCTTATCAG GAATATTATATCAGACACATAGATGGGTCCCCTGTAAAGTCAGatgcagagagagaaagagtgataCAATGTCTTGAAGCAGCTATCGAGAGAAGAGTATCTGAG GGTCTAAAGCTAGAACTCTGCACTACTGACAGAGTTGGGCTGCTATCTGATGTCACTCGTATCTTCCGAGAAAATAGCCTCACTGTTATCAGAGCAGAAGTTACAACCAAAGCAGGCAAAGCTCTTAATACATTCTATGTTCGTGATGCATCAGGGTACCCTGTCGATTCTAAGACCATAGATTCTATCCGGCAAGCAATTGGACAGACTATACTAAAAGTAAAGGGCAGCCCTGAAGAGTTAAAAAATGGTCCTCAAGAGTCTCCAACCAGGTTCCTCTTTGGTGGTCTATTCAAGTCTCGATCCTTTGTTAACTTCGGCTTGGTTAGGTCCTATTCTTGA
- the LOC126719076 gene encoding ACT domain-containing protein ACR4-like isoform X1, whose protein sequence is MAYISEVNMSFSNDMDDEYEKLFRRMNPPRVVIDNESCKNATVIRVDSANKHGILLEVVQVLTDLNLIITKAYISSDGGWFMDVFNVTDQEGNKVTDEGILDYILKVSCCTNIELSFSMVLNIVHSQLITCAHLQSLGPESCFTSSMRSVGVKPSMDHTAIELTGCDRPGLLSEVSAVLTHLKCNVVNAEVWTHNTRAASVMHVTDEETGGAITDPERLSRIKKLLCNVLKGSSKSSEAKTVVSHGITHTARRLHQMMFDDRDYERADDDALDENKRPNVNVVNWHDKYYSVVTIQSKDRPKLLFDTVCTLTDMQYVVFHASINAEGPEAYQEYYIRHIDGSPVKSDAERERVIQCLEAAIERRVSEGLKLELCTTDRVGLLSDVTRIFRENSLTVIRAEVTTKAGKALNTFYVRDASGYPVDSKTIDSIRQAIGQTILKVKGSPEELKNGPQESPTRFLFGGLFKSRSFVNFGLVRSYS, encoded by the exons ATGG CTTATATTTCGGAGGTCAACATGAGCTTTTCAAATGACATGGATGATGAGTATGAGAAACTCTTCAGGAGAATGAACCCACCTAG GGTTGTAATTGATAATGAGTCCTGCAAGAATGCAACAGTGATAAGG GTTGACAGTGCAAACAAACATGGAATACTTCTCGAAGTTGTACAAGTCCTTACTGACCTTAACCTCATCATAACTAAAGCTTACATATCCTCTGATGGTGGATGGTTCATGGATG ttttcaatGTCACTGATCAAGAGGGAAATAAGGTCACAGACGAAGGGATTTTAGATTATATTCTAAAGGTGAGTTGTTGTACTAATATTGAGTTGAGTTTTTCTATGGTTTTAAATATTGTACACAGCCAGCTGATTACTTGTGCTCATCTTCAGTCTTTAGGGCCAGAATCATGCTTTACATCTTCTATGAGATCTGTTGGGGTTAAGCCCTCCATGGATCACACTgcaattgagctaactggatGTGACCGACCAGGACTACTTTCTGAAGTGTCTGCTGTGCTCACACATCTTAAATGCAATGTAGTGAATGCAGAGGTCTGGACTCACAACACCCGAGCTGCATCTGTGATGCATGTGACTGATGAGGAGACGGGGGGTGCAATTACTGACCCCGAGAGGCTATCTAGGATTAAGAAACTTCTTTGTAATGTACTTAAGGGCAGCAGCAAATCCAGTGAAGCTAAGACTGTGGTGTCTCATGGGATCACACACACTGCAAGACGGCTTCACCAGATGATGTTTGATGATAGGGATTATGAACGAGCTGACGATGATGCCTTGGATGAGAACAAAAGACCTAATGTGAATGTTGTCAATTGGCATGACAAATACTACTCTGTGGTTACCATCCAGAGTAAAGATAGGCCAAAGCTTCTCTTTGATACTGTTTGCACATTGACAGACATGCAATATGTGGTTTTTCATGCTAGTATTAATGCTGAGGGTCCAGAAGCTTATCAG GAATATTATATCAGACACATAGATGGGTCCCCTGTAAAGTCAGatgcagagagagaaagagtgataCAATGTCTTGAAGCAGCTATCGAGAGAAGAGTATCTGAG GGTCTAAAGCTAGAACTCTGCACTACTGACAGAGTTGGGCTGCTATCTGATGTCACTCGTATCTTCCGAGAAAATAGCCTCACTGTTATCAGAGCAGAAGTTACAACCAAAGCAGGCAAAGCTCTTAATACATTCTATGTTCGTGATGCATCAGGGTACCCTGTCGATTCTAAGACCATAGATTCTATCCGGCAAGCAATTGGACAGACTATACTAAAAGTAAAGGGCAGCCCTGAAGAGTTAAAAAATGGTCCTCAAGAGTCTCCAACCAGGTTCCTCTTTGGTGGTCTATTCAAGTCTCGATCCTTTGTTAACTTCGGCTTGGTTAGGTCCTATTCTTGA